ATGATTGGTATTAAAACATTAAAGCAAATAGTTTGTTTCATacaatctatatatatacaggAGGAAAAATGAAAGCAATGAAAtgtaaaagaaatgaaagtgaGCTTCTAGATCAGGATTTCTCTCATGGCTTATGCTTCCCATCATTCCAAGAACAATGCATAGtgaaatccaaggctaacattCCCCTTCCCCAGTTTGCCTCTTTTATCTGCTTTTCAACCATAAGGTCGCAGTTGTCTACTTCGATCATCGAAATATTATCATCGCATTCCCAATCGAGCTCCCTTAAATTGTAGCAGTGCTTTATACTTGGATGCTCCAGCCTTTCAAAGCTTCCACTTTCGACTTTCCAGTGCTCCAGATCACAGTCTTCCATCAGAAGATATTCGAGCGCTGGAAACGTCTTCTCCTCGACTTCCCACTTTGGACCTTGAAATGCATTGCATCGCAGCTTGAGCACTTTCAGCTTTTCTAAAGAAGCAATCTTGCTCATTTCTGACCATGGATACCCCATCCCACTCAGTGCCAACTTTTTTAGGTATATTGGGAGATTTGGTAGTGTAGGAGGATGAACTAACTCAGACCTAAGTTCAGGATTCACTACCACACATTTAAGTGACATCAAATTTTTGAGAATAGAAACATGATCAAAGTAACTCAGAGGCTCATCACAATGATCAGGTGGTAATTCGATTCGAATCCCTAACTTTGTTAAATTTTGGATTCTTTCAAAAACACCTCTTCTACAGCTACGAGCACTCACATCCAAAAGCGTCGTGAGGTTTGCCAACGGGGTGCCCCATAAATCAGGTAGATCGCTTCCCATGACATGAAGATGCCTAAGTTTTTCGATATCCCATTTGTCTCGAGGCAGATACAACGCAGCTCCACCTGATCTGATGTGCTGGTGTGGACAAACAATCAAGAACTGAAGTCTCTGAAGTTTGGATATGGAAGGAGGGATCTCCCCATCGTACACGAGAGC
This portion of the Salvia splendens isolate huo1 chromosome 10, SspV2, whole genome shotgun sequence genome encodes:
- the LOC121752623 gene encoding putative late blight resistance protein homolog R1A-3, with product MDMRLMDKDESWDLLREKVFAMMVPCSFQLEEAGRKIAEKCDGLPLTIIKVAHLLSGSEKTVEYWNEMCLLYMGVFPKNAEIPASKVVNMWLAEGLLEQNKAKSVKKHALKYLDELASSSVMVYKRSTRSSSVMSIAKKGIKHCGLHSSWWHLCQHEARKNNFFCVLDSMEDSSEESIKGQRRLCIHKNILLCIKEVYDSVEDNLPICSALRKLEVLDALKIRFYEFPSQVVELVELNYLALVYDGEIPPSISKLQRLQFLIVCPHQHIRSGGAALYLPRDKWDIEKLRHLHVMGSDLPDLWGTPLANLTTLLDVSARSCRRGVFERIQNLTKLGIRIELPPDHCDEPLSYFDHVSILKNLMSLKCVVVNPELRSELVHPPTLPNLPIYLKKLALSGMGYPWSEMSKIASLEKLKVLKLRCNAFQGPKWEVEEKTFPALEYLLMEDCDLEHWKVESGSFERLEHPSIKHCYNLRELDWECDDNISMIEVDNCDLMVEKQIKEANWGRGMLALDFTMHCSWNDGKHKP